Proteins from a genomic interval of Brachybacterium vulturis:
- a CDS encoding SixA phosphatase family protein, translated as MRHGKAESGSGRPDHERALADRGLTQAQLVGEYLDAQNVQLSRVLVSDAVRTIQTWEATAAAMPGFDGEVSFHEEIYSGGAADVLALVHGVEADHPVVMVVGHEPTISTLTSLLAADDSEAGAVAQARIGMPTGAMAVLSGSLEGWRSLEEASLTLHTIVRP; from the coding sequence ATGCGTCACGGCAAGGCGGAGAGCGGTTCCGGCCGGCCGGACCACGAACGCGCGCTGGCCGATCGGGGACTGACCCAGGCACAGCTGGTGGGGGAGTACCTCGACGCGCAGAACGTGCAGCTCTCCCGGGTGCTGGTCTCCGACGCCGTGCGGACCATCCAGACCTGGGAGGCCACGGCTGCGGCGATGCCGGGGTTCGACGGCGAGGTCTCCTTCCATGAGGAGATCTACTCCGGTGGGGCAGCCGATGTGCTGGCCCTGGTGCACGGCGTGGAAGCCGATCACCCGGTGGTGATGGTGGTCGGCCACGAGCCGACGATCTCCACCCTCACCTCGCTGCTGGCCGCGGACGACTCCGAGGCGGGTGCGGTCGCCCAGGCCCGGATCGGGATGCCCACCGGTGCGATGGCGGTGCTCTCGGGGTCTCTGGAGGGCTGGAGGAGCCTCGAGGAGGCCTCGCTGACGCTGCACACCATCGTCCGCCCCTGA
- a CDS encoding SURF1 family protein yields MRTTSSRREILLSRETLLGLVAVLVLAAACVLLGLWQFGRYEDRAEQAAVIESHYDAAPVALDEVLPDIETPLPVSDEWTPVELHGSYCTSDDCVLYVRNRQLSGRVGFWQLVPFRAQDGATVLVVRGWVPSVSGTSQPADPAPVPEGEMTVTVRLRPAEPVLDREPPPGQTHSVNPRQSAELMGISTQELVTGAYGELAAEEPPGVRPTALPYPDTSLGPHLSYAFQWWVFALFFPAALIYRTRRQFQDLAAEEQQAAEADTSPRGGPGTAPGEDGPPPAARPARRTADHRPRRAVRTRRRGQDEEEEDALIDEQRP; encoded by the coding sequence ATGAGGACGACCTCCTCCCGTCGCGAGATCCTGCTGAGCCGCGAGACCCTGCTGGGTCTGGTCGCCGTGCTGGTGCTCGCAGCGGCCTGCGTGCTGCTGGGCCTGTGGCAGTTCGGCCGCTATGAGGACCGTGCGGAGCAGGCCGCGGTGATCGAGTCCCACTACGACGCCGCCCCCGTGGCCCTCGACGAGGTGCTGCCGGACATCGAGACTCCGCTGCCCGTGAGCGACGAATGGACCCCGGTCGAGCTGCACGGCAGCTACTGCACGAGCGATGACTGCGTGCTCTACGTGCGCAACCGGCAGCTCTCGGGCCGGGTGGGCTTCTGGCAGCTGGTGCCCTTCCGTGCCCAGGACGGCGCCACCGTGCTGGTGGTGCGCGGCTGGGTGCCCTCGGTCAGCGGCACCTCCCAGCCGGCCGATCCGGCCCCGGTGCCCGAGGGCGAGATGACCGTCACCGTCCGGCTGCGCCCCGCCGAGCCGGTGCTGGACCGCGAACCACCGCCGGGGCAGACCCATTCGGTCAACCCCCGCCAATCCGCCGAGCTGATGGGCATATCGACCCAGGAGCTGGTCACCGGCGCCTACGGGGAGCTGGCCGCAGAGGAACCGCCCGGGGTGCGGCCCACCGCGCTGCCCTATCCCGACACCTCGCTCGGCCCGCACCTGTCCTATGCGTTCCAGTGGTGGGTCTTCGCGCTCTTCTTCCCCGCCGCGCTGATCTACCGCACCCGCCGCCAGTTCCAGGACCTCGCGGCCGAGGAGCAGCAGGCCGCAGAAGCGGACACCTCGCCGCGCGGCGGCCCCGGCACGGCCCCCGGCGAGGACGGCCCCCCGCCCGCGGCGCGGCCCGCCCGTCGCACCGCAGATCATCGTCCCCGACGCGCCGTCCGCACCCGGCGCCGGGGCCAGGACGAGGAGGAAGAAGATGCACTCATCGACGAGCAGCGGCCCTGA
- a CDS encoding FxsA family protein produces the protein MTAQQPSSQGASSRPTTPAGTPASRRGSRWGSLGPVLVVVLGLVELTILVLIGISTSLWWAVLAIAVGWVIGIALLVAAGQQSFVRLRSLLRAVSGRGDVQDHLSRPAFTLVAALFFFFPGILTDLIGVVLLLTPVQRRSVKAMGLGSGAAGARTVLYRRSGTGVIDGEIILDNEPRGRGEDSPPTLIQD, from the coding sequence GTGACCGCACAGCAGCCCTCCAGCCAGGGCGCTTCGTCGCGCCCCACCACCCCGGCGGGGACTCCCGCCTCACGCCGCGGCTCGCGATGGGGCTCGCTGGGGCCCGTCCTGGTCGTCGTGCTGGGCCTGGTCGAGCTCACGATCCTGGTGCTCATCGGGATCAGCACCAGCCTGTGGTGGGCGGTGCTGGCCATCGCCGTCGGGTGGGTGATCGGGATCGCTCTGCTGGTCGCCGCCGGTCAGCAGTCGTTCGTGCGCCTGCGCTCCCTGCTGCGGGCGGTGAGCGGCCGCGGCGACGTCCAGGACCACCTCTCGCGGCCCGCGTTCACCCTGGTGGCCGCGCTGTTCTTCTTCTTCCCCGGCATCCTCACCGATCTCATCGGGGTCGTGCTGCTGCTGACCCCCGTCCAGCGGCGCTCCGTGAAGGCGATGGGCCTGGGCAGCGGCGCCGCGGGGGCACGGACCGTGCTCTACCGCCGCTCCGGCACCGGCGTGATCGACGGTGAGATCATCCTCGACAACGAGCCGCGAGGCCGGGGCGAGGACTCCCCGCCCACCCTGATCCAGGACTGA
- a CDS encoding RNB domain-containing ribonuclease yields MLRRPVSLHAPRGSVAADELRAGIDALLEDHDGGAPLQFPPEVLAAAESAAARATSVQDRTDRTEVPFVTLDPETSTDLDQAMHLERTDGGYRVLYAIADVPWFVDLDGPIDQEARRRGETLYLPDRRIPLHPEVLSEGVASLLPDQPTPAFVWVLDLDAAGDVVGIDLERAQVRSVEKLAYDRVQAELDRGEGHPMMLLLQEIGALRTALEARRGGASLNVPEQEVVADNGQVHLQWRRPNPIEDANAQISLMTGMAAAQLMLEHGAGILRTMPPAEQTAVDRFRRQAAALGNPWPLEQTYGAFLRSLDWRDPVHLALLNQATSLFRGASYAAFTTADEVPEDPEQSAIAAPYAHTTAPLRRLVDRFVLLICHAHVSGVGPAPELLASLAAIPEAMQATGARAGNLERAALELVESMALGTWEGEIFEASVIERREATGSGNGDGAPTRVEVQLSDPPVTAWVPMDAVVGEVVRVRLESVDRAARRAEFVAADGEAPVNGGAA; encoded by the coding sequence GTGCTGCGTCGTCCCGTCTCCCTGCACGCGCCACGAGGCTCGGTCGCCGCCGACGAGCTCCGCGCCGGCATCGACGCCCTGCTCGAGGATCATGACGGAGGCGCGCCGCTTCAGTTCCCGCCGGAGGTGCTCGCCGCCGCGGAGAGCGCGGCCGCCCGTGCGACGTCCGTCCAGGACCGCACCGACCGCACCGAGGTCCCCTTCGTGACCCTGGATCCGGAGACCTCCACGGACCTCGACCAGGCGATGCACCTCGAGCGCACCGACGGCGGGTACCGGGTGCTGTACGCGATCGCGGACGTGCCGTGGTTCGTCGACCTCGACGGACCGATCGACCAGGAGGCGCGCCGTCGCGGCGAGACGCTCTACCTGCCGGACCGCCGTATCCCGCTGCATCCCGAGGTGCTCTCCGAAGGGGTCGCCTCGCTGCTGCCGGACCAGCCCACCCCTGCCTTCGTGTGGGTGCTCGACCTCGACGCAGCCGGTGACGTGGTCGGCATCGACCTGGAGCGGGCCCAGGTGCGCTCGGTCGAGAAGCTCGCCTACGACCGGGTGCAGGCGGAGCTCGACCGGGGCGAGGGCCATCCGATGATGCTCCTGCTGCAGGAGATCGGGGCGCTGCGCACCGCGCTCGAGGCACGGCGCGGCGGGGCGAGCCTGAACGTGCCCGAGCAGGAGGTGGTCGCCGACAACGGGCAGGTGCACCTGCAGTGGCGTCGGCCCAACCCGATCGAGGACGCCAACGCCCAGATCTCCCTGATGACCGGGATGGCCGCGGCGCAGCTGATGCTCGAGCACGGCGCCGGGATCCTGCGCACCATGCCTCCCGCGGAGCAGACGGCGGTGGACCGCTTCCGCCGTCAGGCCGCGGCGCTCGGCAATCCCTGGCCCCTCGAGCAGACCTACGGCGCCTTCCTGCGCTCGCTGGACTGGCGCGACCCGGTGCACCTGGCCCTGCTGAACCAGGCCACCTCGCTGTTCCGAGGTGCCTCGTACGCCGCGTTCACCACAGCGGACGAGGTGCCCGAGGATCCGGAGCAGTCCGCGATCGCCGCACCCTACGCCCACACCACCGCGCCGCTGCGTCGCCTGGTGGACCGCTTCGTGCTGCTCATCTGTCACGCGCACGTCAGCGGGGTCGGGCCCGCCCCGGAGCTGCTGGCCTCCCTCGCGGCGATCCCGGAGGCGATGCAGGCCACCGGTGCGCGGGCCGGGAACCTCGAGCGTGCGGCGCTCGAACTGGTCGAGTCCATGGCGCTCGGGACCTGGGAGGGCGAGATCTTCGAGGCCTCGGTCATCGAGCGGCGCGAGGCGACCGGTTCCGGGAACGGGGACGGCGCCCCCACCCGCGTCGAGGTGCAGCTGAGCGATCCGCCGGTCACCGCGTGGGTGCCGATGGATGCGGTGGTCGGCGAGGTGGTCAGGGTGCGGCTGGAGTCCGTGGACCGGGCGGCCCGGCGGGCGGAGTTCGTCGCGGCCGACGGGGAGGCGCCGGTGAACGGGGGCGCGGCGTGA
- the serB gene encoding phosphoserine phosphatase SerB, protein MTVQRPVPATGLLVSDVDSTFLTQEVIELVAEHAGVRDQVEEITTAAMRGELDFAQSLRARVALLAGLEESVLAEVRAVLVPTPGALELVRRAKEAGWVTALVSGGFHEVIDELAAQVGIDHVRANRFEIVQGRFTGRVTGPIIDGAAKRRTLEELARRHGVPAARIVAMGDGANDREMLAAAGTGIAFRAKPALREVADVVIDGPSLLEAWPRLEAAAAHR, encoded by the coding sequence GTGACGGTGCAGCGGCCGGTCCCGGCGACCGGGCTGCTGGTCTCCGACGTCGACTCGACCTTCCTCACCCAGGAGGTGATCGAGCTGGTCGCCGAGCATGCCGGGGTGCGCGACCAGGTCGAGGAGATCACCACCGCCGCCATGCGCGGCGAGCTGGACTTCGCCCAGTCGCTGCGCGCCCGGGTGGCGCTGCTGGCGGGCTTGGAGGAGTCCGTGCTCGCCGAGGTGCGGGCCGTGCTGGTGCCGACGCCGGGAGCCCTGGAGCTGGTGCGTCGTGCGAAGGAAGCCGGCTGGGTGACCGCGCTGGTCTCCGGGGGGTTCCACGAGGTGATCGACGAGCTCGCCGCCCAGGTGGGGATCGACCACGTGCGCGCCAACCGCTTCGAGATCGTCCAGGGCCGCTTCACCGGGAGGGTGACGGGTCCGATCATCGACGGCGCCGCGAAGCGGCGCACCCTCGAGGAGCTCGCACGGCGTCACGGCGTCCCCGCCGCACGGATCGTCGCCATGGGCGATGGGGCCAATGATCGCGAGATGCTCGCCGCCGCCGGGACCGGGATCGCCTTCCGGGCCAAGCCGGCGCTGCGGGAGGTCGCCGACGTGGTCATCGACGGGCCCTCGCTGCTGGAGGCCTGGCCGCGTCTCGAGGCGGCAGCAGCGCACCGCTGA
- a CDS encoding polyprenol monophosphomannose synthase, whose product MHPSNAPLPPTLVVIPTYDEREALPGTLARLRAAVPTADVLVVDDSSPDGTGDWADSVAAKDPAVHVLHRAGKQGLGPAYLAGFAWGLERGYRQLAEMDADASHRPEQLPRLLEAVRRGADLAIGSRWVARGAVHDWPLHRLLLSRGANLYVRALLGLGVCDATAGYRVFRAELLAQLIATDIASQGYCFQIDMTRRARDLGAAIAEVPIDFDERTAGASKMSGRIVREALVKVTSWGLTRRTQGLRKALR is encoded by the coding sequence GTGCATCCGTCCAACGCCCCCCTGCCGCCCACTCTCGTGGTGATCCCCACCTACGACGAGCGGGAGGCGCTGCCCGGCACGCTCGCGCGCCTGCGCGCGGCGGTGCCGACGGCCGACGTCCTGGTGGTCGACGACTCCTCGCCGGACGGGACCGGTGACTGGGCGGACTCCGTCGCGGCGAAGGACCCGGCCGTGCACGTGCTCCACCGGGCCGGGAAGCAGGGTCTGGGACCGGCCTACCTCGCGGGCTTCGCCTGGGGCCTCGAGCGCGGCTACCGGCAGCTGGCGGAGATGGACGCCGATGCCTCCCACCGCCCGGAGCAGCTGCCCCGTCTGCTCGAGGCGGTGCGGCGCGGCGCCGACCTGGCGATCGGCTCGCGCTGGGTGGCGCGCGGAGCGGTGCACGACTGGCCGCTGCACCGCCTGCTGCTCTCCCGCGGCGCGAACCTGTACGTCCGCGCGCTGCTCGGCCTCGGCGTCTGTGATGCGACCGCCGGGTACCGGGTCTTCCGTGCCGAGCTGCTCGCGCAGCTGATCGCCACGGACATCGCCTCCCAGGGCTACTGCTTCCAGATCGACATGACCCGCCGGGCCCGGGATCTGGGCGCCGCGATCGCCGAGGTCCCGATCGATTTCGACGAACGCACTGCGGGCGCGAGCAAGATGTCCGGACGCATCGTGCGGGAGGCGCTGGTGAAGGTGACGTCCTGGGGACTGACACGTCGCACCCAGGGCCTTCGCAAGGCCCTGCGCTAG
- a CDS encoding glycerophosphodiester phosphodiesterase family protein: protein MHSSTSSGPERGRASRSRFLPGPRPRRIAHRGLATDGAENTLRAFEDALRAGADMLETDTRATRDGLALAVHDEDLRRIAGDPRRIAELSAHEAGSVRLAGDEPLAMLEDVLGTFGDVPVNIDIKAASAIGPAVAAISRTRSADRVCVAGFDGDVVRKTLATLHAATGVTAMRSPSRGAIGSFLAARAVEAPQAVISRLLAPYGALQVPEAHRGVQIVTMANIAAAHRAGCEVHVWTVDDPRTMQELLVKGVDGIITNRVDLLSQLLDGA, encoded by the coding sequence ATGCACTCATCGACGAGCAGCGGCCCTGAGCGAGGACGGGCGTCCCGCTCCCGGTTCCTCCCCGGCCCCCGCCCGCGTCGCATCGCCCATCGCGGGCTCGCGACCGACGGGGCCGAGAACACCCTGCGCGCCTTCGAGGACGCGCTGCGGGCCGGCGCCGACATGCTCGAGACCGACACCCGCGCCACGCGTGACGGGCTCGCCCTCGCGGTCCATGACGAGGACCTCCGACGCATCGCCGGGGATCCTCGCCGGATCGCTGAGCTCAGCGCTCACGAGGCGGGCTCCGTGCGGCTGGCCGGCGACGAGCCGCTGGCCATGCTCGAGGACGTCCTGGGCACCTTCGGCGACGTGCCGGTCAACATCGACATCAAGGCCGCCTCGGCCATCGGCCCCGCGGTCGCGGCGATCAGCCGCACCCGCAGCGCCGACCGGGTGTGCGTGGCCGGCTTCGACGGGGATGTGGTCCGCAAGACCCTCGCGACACTCCACGCCGCCACCGGCGTCACCGCGATGCGCAGTCCCTCGCGCGGAGCGATCGGCAGCTTCCTCGCGGCCCGTGCGGTCGAGGCCCCGCAGGCCGTGATCTCCCGGCTCCTCGCCCCCTACGGCGCGCTCCAGGTCCCCGAGGCCCACCGCGGTGTGCAGATCGTCACCATGGCCAACATCGCCGCCGCTCACCGGGCGGGCTGCGAGGTGCATGTGTGGACCGTCGATGACCCGCGGACCATGCAGGAGCTGCTGGTCAAGGGCGTGGATGGTATCATCACCAATCGTGTCGATCTGCTCTCACAGCTGCTCGACGGCGCCTGA
- a CDS encoding beta-ketoacyl-ACP reductase has protein sequence MTDAITEPRSVLITGGNRGIGRSIAEEFLRCGHKVAVTSRSGVGGPEGALTVAADVTDGDSLDAAIRTVEQAHGPIEVLVANAGITDDQLLLRMSDDSFEKVLDTNLTGAFRTVKRVIKSMMRAKKGRIVLISSVVGLYGSPGQVNYAASKSGLIGIARALTRELGSRGITANVVAPGYIDTEMTQALPEELQDTYRKAIPAGRFADPVEVAKAVTFLASDDAAYISGAVIPVDGGLGMGH, from the coding sequence ATGACCGACGCCATCACCGAGCCGCGCAGTGTCCTGATCACCGGAGGGAATCGGGGCATCGGCCGCTCGATCGCCGAGGAGTTCCTCCGCTGCGGGCACAAGGTGGCCGTCACCAGCAGGTCCGGCGTGGGCGGCCCGGAGGGTGCGCTCACCGTGGCCGCGGACGTCACCGACGGCGACAGCCTCGATGCCGCGATCAGGACCGTCGAGCAGGCGCACGGACCGATCGAGGTGCTGGTCGCCAATGCCGGGATCACCGACGACCAGCTGCTGCTGAGGATGAGCGACGACTCCTTCGAGAAGGTGCTGGACACCAATCTCACCGGTGCCTTCCGCACCGTGAAGCGGGTCATCAAGTCGATGATGCGCGCGAAGAAGGGCCGCATCGTGCTCATCAGCTCCGTGGTGGGGCTGTACGGCTCTCCCGGCCAGGTCAACTACGCCGCCTCCAAGTCCGGTCTGATCGGCATCGCCCGCGCGCTCACCCGCGAGCTCGGCTCCCGCGGCATCACGGCGAACGTGGTCGCCCCCGGCTACATCGACACCGAGATGACCCAGGCCCTGCCGGAGGAGCTCCAGGACACCTATCGCAAGGCCATCCCGGCCGGTCGCTTCGCCGACCCCGTCGAGGTCGCCAAGGCGGTCACCTTCCTCGCGAGCGATGATGCCGCCTACATCTCCGGTGCGGTGATCCCCGTCGACGGCGGTCTCGGCATGGGACACTGA
- the glgA gene encoding glycogen synthase, which yields MRVDLLTKEYPPEVYGGAGVHVAELTKVLRGHIDVRVRAFGADREEEGTFSYSTPAELEGSNAALSTLGTDLLIAADCAGADLLHSHTWYANFAGHLGSLLHGIPHVLSAHSLEPLRPWKAEQLGGGYAVSSFAERTAYEGAAGVIAVSAGMREDILRAYPAVNPDKVHVVHNGIDIEQWSPNPETSALTSRGIDPEAPTIVFVGRITRQKGLPYFLRAVRELPEEYQVVLCAGAPDTPEIAQEVNTLVEELSTTRGNVHLITEMLPRHELTQILTQATAFACPSIYEPLGIVNLEAMACGTPVVASATGGIPEVVADGETGYLVPLEQLTDGTGTPVDPEKFIADTRDALVKMVSDPARAQQMGEASRRRAAEHFSWTSIAERTLEVYRTVMAQQS from the coding sequence ATGCGTGTCGATCTGCTCACCAAGGAGTATCCGCCCGAGGTCTACGGCGGCGCCGGAGTCCATGTCGCCGAGCTGACGAAGGTGCTGCGCGGGCACATCGACGTGCGGGTGCGCGCCTTCGGCGCCGACCGCGAGGAGGAGGGCACCTTCTCGTACTCCACGCCCGCCGAGCTCGAGGGCTCCAACGCGGCGCTGTCCACCCTCGGCACAGATCTGCTGATCGCCGCGGACTGCGCCGGCGCCGACCTGCTCCACTCCCACACCTGGTACGCGAACTTCGCCGGCCACCTGGGGTCCCTGCTGCACGGCATCCCGCACGTCCTGTCCGCCCATTCCCTCGAGCCGCTGCGACCGTGGAAGGCCGAGCAGCTCGGCGGCGGCTACGCGGTGAGCTCCTTCGCCGAGCGCACCGCGTACGAAGGCGCCGCGGGTGTCATCGCGGTCTCCGCCGGGATGCGCGAGGACATCCTGCGGGCCTACCCCGCTGTGAATCCGGACAAGGTCCACGTGGTCCACAACGGCATCGACATCGAGCAGTGGTCCCCGAACCCGGAGACCTCGGCGCTGACCTCCCGGGGCATCGACCCCGAGGCGCCCACGATCGTGTTCGTCGGCCGCATCACCCGCCAGAAGGGGCTGCCGTACTTCCTGCGAGCGGTGCGCGAGCTGCCTGAGGAGTACCAGGTGGTGCTGTGCGCCGGGGCTCCGGACACCCCGGAGATCGCGCAGGAGGTGAACACGCTGGTCGAGGAGCTGTCGACGACCCGCGGGAATGTGCACCTGATCACCGAGATGCTGCCCCGGCACGAGCTCACCCAGATCCTCACCCAGGCCACCGCCTTCGCGTGCCCGAGCATCTACGAGCCGCTGGGGATCGTGAACCTCGAGGCCATGGCCTGCGGCACCCCCGTGGTCGCCTCCGCCACCGGCGGCATCCCCGAGGTCGTCGCCGACGGGGAGACCGGCTACCTGGTCCCGCTCGAGCAGCTCACCGACGGCACCGGCACCCCGGTGGACCCCGAGAAGTTCATCGCGGACACCCGGGATGCGCTGGTGAAGATGGTCTCCGACCCGGCACGGGCGCAGCAGATGGGCGAGGCGTCCCGTCGCCGCGCGGCCGAGCACTTCTCCTGGACCTCGATCGCCGAGCGCACCCTGGAGGTCTACCGCACGGTGATGGCCCAGCAGTCCTGA
- a CDS encoding RNA polymerase-binding protein RbpA, with protein sequence MNSRSLRGTRLGSLSMETDEGVLAAPRQEAVYDCPNGHTIVLPFSVEADVPATWVCRCNASALLRDHERPEAKVGKPVRTHWDMLLERRSEEDLQVLLDQRLELLRAGKLHQRRNL encoded by the coding sequence ATGAACAGCCGCAGCCTGCGAGGCACCCGACTGGGCTCCCTCTCCATGGAGACCGACGAGGGCGTCCTCGCCGCACCGCGCCAGGAGGCCGTCTACGACTGCCCCAACGGCCACACCATCGTCCTCCCCTTCTCGGTCGAGGCCGACGTCCCCGCCACCTGGGTGTGCCGCTGCAACGCCTCCGCGCTGCTGCGTGACCACGAGCGGCCGGAGGCGAAGGTCGGCAAGCCCGTGCGCACCCACTGGGACATGCTGCTCGAGCGTCGCAGCGAGGAGGACCTCCAGGTGCTCCTGGACCAGCGCCTCGAGCTGCTGCGCGCCGGCAAGCTCCATCAGCGCCGCAACCTCTGA
- the glgC gene encoding glucose-1-phosphate adenylyltransferase produces MWSKKVLAIVLAGGEGKRLIPLTLDRAKPAVPFGGIYRLIDFALSNLANSGYLRIVVLTQYKSHSLDKHIAQTWRMSSLLGNYVAPVPAQQRMGKHWFRGSADAIAQSLNLIYDENPEYVMVVGADNIYRMDFSQMLEAHIESGKSCTVAAIRQPIEMSDQFGVIETDPSDPTTIKAFVEKPTETAGLADDPSSILASMGNYIFTADALVEAVTRDAGDDSSKHDMGGDIVPSFVAQQDAAVYDFIHNDVPGSTDRDRDYWRDVGTLDAFYEAHMDLISIHPVFNLYNDEWPTFTGHRNAPPAKFVHAGPGRVGSAVDSVISPGVVISGAQVSNSVLSPGVRINSWSNVSDSVLMDDVTVGRHCQIHRAIIDKSVVVPPRTQIGLDAEKDRARGWVVTESGITVLGKGTVITP; encoded by the coding sequence ATGTGGTCCAAAAAGGTTCTCGCCATCGTCCTCGCCGGCGGTGAGGGGAAGCGTCTGATTCCGCTGACCCTCGATCGGGCCAAGCCCGCAGTGCCGTTCGGCGGCATCTACCGCCTCATCGACTTCGCCCTGTCGAATCTCGCCAACTCCGGCTATCTCCGAATCGTCGTCCTCACCCAGTACAAGTCGCACTCGCTGGACAAGCACATCGCCCAGACCTGGCGCATGAGCTCGCTGCTGGGCAACTACGTCGCGCCCGTCCCGGCGCAGCAGCGCATGGGCAAGCACTGGTTCCGCGGCAGCGCCGACGCTATCGCCCAGTCGCTGAACCTGATCTACGACGAGAATCCCGAATACGTCATGGTGGTCGGCGCCGACAACATCTACCGCATGGACTTCTCGCAGATGCTGGAGGCCCATATCGAGTCGGGGAAGTCCTGCACCGTCGCCGCGATCCGGCAGCCGATCGAGATGTCCGACCAGTTCGGCGTGATCGAGACCGATCCGTCGGACCCCACCACGATCAAGGCCTTCGTGGAGAAGCCGACGGAGACCGCCGGACTGGCCGACGACCCGAGCTCGATCCTCGCCTCGATGGGCAACTACATCTTCACCGCCGATGCCCTGGTCGAGGCCGTCACCCGGGATGCGGGGGACGACTCCTCCAAGCACGACATGGGCGGGGACATCGTCCCCTCCTTCGTCGCGCAGCAGGATGCCGCGGTCTACGACTTCATCCACAACGACGTGCCCGGCTCCACCGATCGCGATCGGGACTACTGGCGGGACGTCGGCACCCTGGACGCGTTCTACGAGGCGCACATGGATCTGATCTCGATCCATCCCGTCTTCAACCTCTACAACGACGAGTGGCCCACCTTCACCGGGCATCGCAACGCGCCCCCGGCGAAATTCGTGCATGCGGGGCCCGGGCGTGTCGGCTCCGCGGTCGACTCCGTCATCTCCCCCGGCGTGGTCATCTCCGGTGCCCAGGTCTCGAACTCCGTGCTCTCCCCGGGCGTCCGCATCAACTCCTGGTCGAACGTCTCCGATTCGGTGCTGATGGACGACGTGACCGTGGGCCGCCACTGCCAGATCCATCGGGCGATCATCGACAAGTCCGTGGTGGTGCCGCCGCGCACCCAGATCGGACTGGACGCGGAGAAGGATCGCGCCCGCGGCTGGGTGGTCACCGAGTCCGGCATCACGGTGCTCGGCAAGGGCACGGTCATCACGCCGTGA